The Streptomyces sp. NBC_01689 genome includes a window with the following:
- a CDS encoding ABC transporter permease: MFAESLAGLVQRPGRSVLTMLGTVLGVGAFVAVLGLTSTAAGQISASFDVLRATTVTVDDVTPKSGESPAVHFPADSDERIQRLNGVLAAGVWWDAPLHNPRIGTQPLPPTDSPSTGVTVFAATPGALKAIQPTLRAGTLYNRFHERRAEPVCVLGAGAARVLGITRLDNQPVVFIDDSAYTVVGIISDAQRKPEALMGAMLPTTTALKAFGPPAEQPAEMIIQTRVGAARLLARQAPIALLPEHPRLLHAAAPPDPHALRDSVNTSLSGLFLLLAAICLVIGALGIANTTLVAILERTGEIGLRRSLGARPRHIAAQFLTESTTLGTLGGLIGTAIGVCTVVVVALIQHWTAIVDPLTVLPAPLVGSVVGLLAGLYPALRAARIEPLEALRQ; the protein is encoded by the coding sequence ATGTTCGCCGAGTCCCTGGCCGGCCTGGTCCAGCGCCCGGGCCGTTCCGTGCTCACCATGCTGGGCACGGTGCTCGGAGTGGGGGCCTTCGTCGCCGTACTTGGCCTGACGTCGACGGCGGCCGGCCAGATCAGCGCGTCGTTCGACGTGCTGCGCGCCACCACGGTGACCGTGGACGACGTGACGCCCAAGTCCGGCGAAAGCCCCGCGGTCCACTTCCCTGCGGACTCCGACGAGAGGATCCAGCGGCTCAACGGGGTGCTGGCGGCGGGCGTATGGTGGGACGCCCCGCTGCACAACCCGAGGATCGGCACCCAGCCGCTTCCCCCGACCGACAGCCCCAGCACCGGGGTCACGGTGTTCGCGGCGACCCCGGGGGCTCTGAAGGCGATCCAACCGACCCTCCGGGCGGGCACCCTCTACAACCGCTTCCACGAACGGCGGGCCGAGCCGGTCTGCGTGCTGGGCGCGGGCGCCGCGCGCGTCCTGGGCATCACACGGCTGGACAACCAGCCTGTGGTCTTCATCGACGACAGCGCCTACACGGTCGTCGGCATCATCTCCGACGCGCAGCGCAAGCCGGAAGCCCTGATGGGCGCGATGCTCCCGACCACCACGGCGCTCAAGGCCTTCGGTCCGCCGGCAGAGCAGCCCGCCGAGATGATCATTCAGACCCGGGTCGGCGCGGCTCGGCTCCTCGCCCGGCAGGCCCCGATCGCGCTGCTCCCCGAACACCCACGCCTGCTGCACGCCGCTGCGCCGCCCGACCCGCACGCCCTGCGCGATTCCGTGAACACGTCCCTCTCCGGCCTGTTCCTCCTGCTGGCGGCGATCTGTCTGGTGATCGGCGCGCTGGGCATCGCCAACACCACGCTGGTGGCGATCCTGGAACGCACGGGCGAGATCGGCCTCCGCCGCTCCCTGGGCGCCCGTCCACGGCACATCGCGGCCCAGTTCCTGACCGAGTCCACCACGCTGGGCACGCTCGGCGGCCTGATCGGCACGGCGATCGGCGTCTGCACGGTGGTCGTGGTCGCCCTGATCCAGCACTGGACGGCCATCGTGGACCCCCTGACCGTCCTGCCTGCGCCGCTCGTGGGATCCGTCGTCGGTCTGCTGGCCGGTCTCTACCCCGCGCTGCGGGCCGCCCGCATCGAGCCACTGGAGGCCCTGCGGCAGTGA
- a CDS encoding ABC transporter ATP-binding protein translates to MSEPTPSAPVIRLRGVAKTYPGAVAVHALHPTDLDIARGDFVAVVGPSGSGKSTLLNLIGMLDRPSTGRYDFAGTDVSSLRERERTALRGRRVGFVFQSFHLLSHRTATENVALAQLYVTTNRGARDDRAAQALRTVGLGHRLDALPPTMSGGERQRVAIARALVNRPELVLCDEPTGNLDSATSGHVMTLLEELHAAGLTVVVITHDPAVAERARRVLTIRDGRILTDTGRRPAA, encoded by the coding sequence GTGAGCGAACCGACCCCCTCCGCACCCGTGATCCGGCTGCGGGGCGTCGCCAAGACGTACCCGGGCGCGGTCGCGGTCCACGCCCTGCACCCCACAGACCTCGACATCGCGCGCGGCGACTTCGTGGCCGTGGTCGGTCCCTCGGGTTCCGGCAAGTCCACCCTGCTCAACCTCATCGGCATGCTGGACCGGCCGTCCACGGGCCGCTACGACTTCGCCGGCACCGACGTGTCCTCCCTCCGCGAACGGGAGCGCACGGCCCTGCGCGGCCGCAGGGTCGGCTTCGTCTTCCAGTCTTTCCACCTGCTGTCCCACCGCACGGCCACGGAGAACGTCGCGCTGGCCCAGCTGTACGTCACCACGAATCGGGGCGCCCGCGACGACCGGGCGGCACAGGCCCTGCGCACCGTGGGACTCGGCCACCGGCTCGACGCGCTGCCGCCCACCATGTCCGGCGGTGAGCGTCAACGGGTCGCGATCGCCCGCGCGTTGGTCAACCGTCCCGAACTGGTCCTCTGCGACGAACCCACCGGCAACCTCGACTCCGCCACCTCGGGGCACGTCATGACCCTGCTCGAAGAACTCCACGCGGCGGGACTCACCGTGGTGGTCATCACCCATGATCCCGCCGTGGCCGAACGCGCCCGGCGGGTACTGACCATCCGGGACGGCCGCATCCTCACCGACACCGGACGGCGGCCCGCCGCGTGA
- a CDS encoding peptidoglycan-binding protein produces the protein MADLMKRADAAPHRTGLESGPEAEPGPEPEPGTVPGDDRTVRASALARRRRGVLAVASAAALLSLGGLGGAMLVKSPAQAAADTRAPEAGLITASVGSERLARTVVLRGDVTSGATLSVTPTEVANSRALGGGINPGGSSPVLTRKLVHVGDAVRAAKPLVEFSGRPVYVLPGRIPAYRDMLPGESGDDIAQLQGALAGLGLYRGGDRHGCFGTATGKAVVALYHRLGYPVPVTAGSAGKGRGGTTGDPFVPSSELAFVSSVPVRVVGLAASVGDKVSGPVVSLATGGLKLTGYLDPSYQGLVKGGMKVRITSEALGLTAAARVSSVGELVTPGDRAGSRTSGASAQAEDGNPPANGGIPYLPVQVTRVGTWDNRLDGQNVRMTITAATTAGAVLTVPEAAINAGADTRTSVTVAAPDGSQHRVPVTVGVSADGKVQVTPVGTARLQAGDRVVVGQ, from the coding sequence ATGGCAGACCTGATGAAGAGGGCGGACGCCGCCCCGCACCGGACCGGGCTGGAATCCGGCCCCGAAGCGGAACCCGGCCCCGAGCCGGAACCGGGCACCGTGCCGGGCGACGACCGTACCGTCCGTGCCTCCGCCCTGGCCCGGCGCCGTCGTGGCGTGCTCGCGGTGGCGTCGGCGGCCGCGCTGCTGTCCCTCGGCGGCCTCGGCGGGGCGATGCTCGTCAAGTCCCCGGCTCAGGCCGCGGCGGACACCCGTGCACCCGAGGCCGGCCTCATCACCGCGTCCGTCGGCTCCGAGCGGCTGGCCCGCACGGTGGTGCTGCGCGGAGACGTGACCAGCGGCGCCACCCTGTCCGTTACCCCCACCGAGGTGGCGAACAGCCGGGCCCTCGGCGGCGGGATCAACCCGGGCGGCTCCTCGCCGGTGCTCACCCGGAAGCTGGTGCACGTCGGGGACGCCGTCAGGGCGGCCAAGCCTCTGGTCGAGTTCTCCGGCCGCCCGGTCTATGTCCTGCCCGGCCGGATTCCCGCCTACCGCGACATGCTCCCCGGCGAATCCGGAGACGACATCGCCCAGTTGCAGGGCGCTCTGGCCGGGCTCGGCCTCTACCGCGGGGGCGACCGGCACGGCTGCTTCGGCACGGCGACCGGGAAGGCCGTCGTGGCGCTCTACCACCGCCTGGGCTATCCGGTGCCGGTCACCGCGGGCTCCGCCGGGAAGGGCCGGGGAGGGACCACCGGCGATCCGTTCGTCCCCTCCTCCGAGCTGGCGTTCGTCTCCTCGGTACCGGTCAGGGTCGTCGGCCTGGCCGCGTCCGTGGGCGACAAGGTGTCCGGCCCGGTGGTCTCCCTGGCCACCGGCGGCCTGAAGCTCACCGGGTATCTGGACCCCTCGTACCAGGGCCTGGTCAAGGGGGGCATGAAGGTCCGGATCACCTCCGAGGCCCTCGGCCTGACCGCCGCCGCACGCGTGTCCTCGGTGGGCGAGCTGGTCACCCCCGGCGACAGGGCCGGCTCCCGGACCTCCGGCGCGAGCGCGCAGGCCGAGGACGGCAACCCTCCGGCCAACGGGGGGATCCCCTACCTGCCGGTCCAGGTCACGCGCGTCGGCACGTGGGACAACCGGCTCGACGGGCAGAACGTGCGCATGACCATCACCGCCGCCACCACGGCCGGCGCGGTCCTGACCGTCCCCGAAGCGGCGATCAACGCTGGCGCCGACACCCGGACCAGCGTCACGGTGGCGGCCCCCGACGGCTCCCAGCACCGGGTGCCGGTCACGGTGGGCGTGTCGGCGGACGGCAAGGTACAGGTCACCCCCGTCGGTACGGCACGGCTACAGGCCGGAGACCGAGTGGTGGTCGGCCAGTGA
- a CDS encoding spore-associated protein A: MIMSVRRRLAGCAAALSITVGGLVLAAAPAQAAGYNGACGSGYGVIDSMSVGFQGAGTTYLTYNSSNGYNCVVTMNNTGSTQWVNAEIEVSGGSWNEDSGQYRYYAGPRYVYAAHHCIDWGGYVAHSSGVTDIEWNDHCS, encoded by the coding sequence ATGATCATGTCCGTACGCAGGAGACTTGCGGGATGTGCGGCGGCGCTGTCGATCACCGTCGGGGGCCTTGTCCTCGCGGCGGCTCCGGCCCAAGCCGCCGGTTACAACGGCGCCTGCGGCAGCGGCTACGGCGTCATCGACTCCATGAGCGTGGGCTTCCAGGGCGCCGGCACCACGTACCTCACTTACAACAGCTCCAACGGCTACAACTGCGTCGTCACGATGAACAACACCGGTTCGACGCAGTGGGTCAATGCCGAGATCGAGGTCTCCGGGGGCAGTTGGAACGAGGACTCGGGTCAGTACCGGTACTACGCCGGTCCGCGCTACGTCTACGCCGCCCACCACTGCATCGACTGGGGCGGCTATGTCGCCCACAGCTCCGGTGTCACCGACATCGAGTGGAACGACCACTGCAGCTGA
- a CDS encoding DUF2690 domain-containing protein, whose protein sequence is MNTKKRTLARIGVLAGSVALSVIAATGAANAYTNDGTSPASTGCADDGTTVASAPMKNAGGTQGTIELRYSLKCHTAWARLTLNYTQFACGNASAGYACAAATVTRNDDGRSYGCTISQGQSQCYTPQVYDKGMTSFAKGYIDIVSGEIQTRTAAY, encoded by the coding sequence ATGAACACGAAGAAGAGGACGCTCGCCCGCATCGGCGTGCTGGCCGGAAGCGTCGCCCTGTCGGTGATCGCCGCGACCGGAGCCGCGAACGCGTACACCAACGACGGCACCAGCCCGGCGTCCACCGGCTGCGCGGACGACGGGACCACGGTCGCGTCCGCGCCCATGAAGAACGCCGGCGGCACGCAGGGCACCATCGAGCTGCGCTACAGCCTGAAGTGTCACACCGCCTGGGCCCGGCTCACGCTCAACTACACCCAGTTCGCGTGCGGAAACGCCTCCGCCGGTTACGCCTGCGCCGCGGCGACCGTCACGCGCAACGACGACGGGCGCTCGTACGGATGCACCATCAGCCAGGGGCAGAGCCAGTGCTACACCCCGCAGGTGTACGACAAGGGCATGACGTCCTTCGCGAAGGGATACATCGACATCGTCAGCGGTGAGATCCAGACCAGGACGGCCGCGTACTGA
- a CDS encoding LCP family protein — MTRSSVRGEGALPHTRRGDSGGAGEAQGTADGLRKDGPGSDGREPQGGSRRRRAESKPARPKRRILRWSAMTLTVVILGTAGAGYLYYEHLNSNIKKDKLNLGDDAAPKPTANAAGQKPLNILMIGSDSRNTAEDLKLGGSKGDVGRPPLADVQMLVHVSADRSNMSVVSLPRDTMISIPKCTDPHTHKVYEALSLSMANESLGRGGPGCTVATWEKLTDIHIDHFMMVDFSGVVSMADAIGGVPVCVRQNVYSHTSDGHGSGLKLKAGTTPVKGKQALQWLRTRYGFEDGTDLGRTHAQHMYMNSMVRQLRKNATLSNPDEMRSLAETATKALTVDEGLGTVKKLYDLSEDFKKVPTKGITMTTLPTQQWSQDHNRLVPMPGDADQLISMIRKDTPLNGHGAKQKADDTSKDPAAPDDQIAVQVRNGTGVNGQAPTPQRALAVEQALRGKGFTQAAKDTELTPEAETTVLYPSADLEGDAQAVAKAMGIPVSSVRKSTDVSGVTLIVGGDWRTGTAYPASAQPTKAPKSAAVLSGDKEDACMEIQKGFTWE, encoded by the coding sequence ATGACACGAAGCAGCGTGCGCGGAGAAGGGGCTCTGCCGCACACTCGGCGCGGCGACTCCGGTGGGGCGGGAGAGGCACAAGGCACGGCCGACGGACTCCGCAAGGACGGCCCGGGGTCCGACGGCCGCGAGCCGCAGGGCGGAAGCCGGAGGCGCAGAGCGGAGTCCAAGCCGGCACGCCCGAAACGGCGCATACTGCGCTGGTCGGCGATGACACTGACGGTGGTGATACTCGGCACCGCCGGGGCGGGCTACCTCTACTACGAGCACCTCAACAGCAACATCAAGAAGGACAAGCTGAACCTCGGCGACGACGCCGCGCCCAAGCCGACCGCGAACGCCGCCGGCCAGAAGCCGCTCAACATCCTGATGATCGGCTCGGACAGCCGGAACACCGCGGAGGATCTCAAGCTGGGCGGGTCCAAGGGCGATGTGGGCCGGCCTCCGCTCGCGGATGTGCAGATGCTGGTGCACGTCTCGGCCGACCGCAGCAACATGTCCGTGGTCAGTCTCCCGCGCGACACCATGATCTCCATCCCCAAGTGCACGGACCCGCACACCCACAAGGTGTACGAGGCGCTCTCCCTCTCCATGGCGAACGAGTCCCTGGGCCGCGGCGGCCCCGGCTGCACGGTCGCCACCTGGGAGAAGCTCACCGACATCCACATCGACCACTTCATGATGGTCGACTTCTCCGGGGTCGTGTCGATGGCCGACGCCATCGGCGGCGTCCCGGTCTGCGTGCGGCAGAACGTCTACTCGCATACCTCCGACGGCCACGGGTCGGGCCTGAAGCTGAAGGCGGGGACCACACCGGTCAAGGGGAAGCAGGCCTTGCAGTGGCTGCGCACCCGCTACGGCTTCGAGGACGGCACGGACCTCGGCCGCACCCACGCGCAGCACATGTACATGAACTCGATGGTGCGCCAGTTGCGCAAGAACGCGACGCTCAGCAACCCCGACGAGATGCGCAGCCTGGCGGAGACCGCGACGAAGGCGCTCACGGTCGACGAGGGTCTGGGCACGGTCAAGAAGCTGTACGACCTGTCCGAGGACTTCAAGAAGGTGCCCACCAAGGGCATCACCATGACGACGCTGCCCACGCAGCAGTGGTCGCAGGACCACAACCGGCTCGTGCCCATGCCGGGCGACGCCGACCAGCTCATCTCCATGATCCGCAAGGACACTCCGCTGAACGGCCACGGCGCGAAGCAGAAGGCCGACGACACGTCGAAGGACCCGGCGGCACCGGACGACCAGATCGCCGTGCAGGTCCGCAACGGCACCGGGGTGAACGGCCAGGCACCGACACCCCAGCGGGCCCTCGCGGTCGAACAGGCCCTGCGGGGCAAGGGGTTCACGCAGGCCGCGAAGGACACCGAGCTGACCCCGGAGGCCGAGACCACCGTCCTCTACCCCAGTGCGGACCTGGAGGGCGATGCCCAGGCGGTGGCCAAGGCGATGGGGATCCCGGTGAGTTCGGTGCGCAAGTCGACGGACGTCTCGGGCGTCACGTTGATCGTGGGCGGGGACTGGCGTACGGGGACAGCCTATCCGGCGTCCGCGCAGCCGACGAAGGCACCCAAGTCCGCGGCCGTGCTGAGCGGCGACAAGGAGGACGCGTGCATGGAGATCCAGAAGGGGTTCACCTGGGAGTGA
- a CDS encoding HAD family hydrolase, whose product MTLSSDVRPGPGGRSFDAVLCDVDNVIRVYDPSGLNALERAAGLAEGTTMKLAFAPDTVLPLVVGRVTPDEWARSAVQGLAGLVPEATARELAEALVRTPFRADQVVVSLLREARARVPLVLVTNTSVQLEEDLAALGLTDLADHVVSSARVGIAKPDRRIYDIAVERAGVPAGRCLFVDDTLENVEAAAALGMRAVHYRGPEDLRRALNPL is encoded by the coding sequence ATGACCCTCTCTTCCGACGTGCGGCCCGGCCCCGGCGGGCGCTCCTTCGACGCGGTGCTGTGCGACGTCGACAACGTGATCCGTGTCTACGACCCGTCCGGCCTGAACGCGCTGGAGCGTGCCGCCGGGCTGGCCGAGGGCACCACCATGAAGCTGGCCTTCGCGCCGGACACGGTGCTGCCGCTGGTGGTGGGGCGGGTCACGCCGGACGAGTGGGCGCGGTCCGCCGTCCAGGGGCTGGCCGGACTGGTGCCGGAGGCGACGGCCCGGGAGCTGGCCGAGGCCCTCGTGCGGACGCCGTTCCGCGCGGACCAGGTCGTGGTGTCACTGCTGCGCGAGGCCCGCGCCCGCGTACCGCTGGTCCTCGTCACCAACACCTCGGTACAGCTGGAGGAGGACCTGGCGGCCCTGGGGCTGACGGATCTCGCCGACCACGTCGTCAGCAGCGCGCGGGTGGGCATCGCCAAGCCCGACCGGCGCATCTACGACATCGCCGTCGAACGGGCCGGCGTCCCGGCCGGACGTTGCCTGTTCGTGGACGACACCCTGGAGAACGTGGAGGCGGCGGCCGCCCTCGGGATGCGGGCCGTCCACTACCGCGGACCCGAGGACCTGCGCCGCGCGCTGAACCCCCTGTGA
- a CDS encoding acyl-CoA thioesterase, translating into MTDQAPTPESDIPGKPTSASRTTLSHIMTHNDTNLLGTVHGGVIMKLVDDAAGAVAGRHSGGPAVTASMDEMAFLEPVRVGDLVHVKAQVNWTGRTSMEVGVRVLAERWNESTPAQQVGSAYLVFAAVDADGKPRRVPPVLPETERDERRYQEAQIRRTHRLARRRAIMELREKRVAEGLDA; encoded by the coding sequence ATGACAGACCAGGCGCCCACTCCGGAATCCGATATTCCGGGAAAGCCGACCTCAGCGTCCCGGACCACCCTCAGCCACATCATGACCCACAACGACACCAACCTCCTGGGCACGGTGCACGGCGGGGTGATCATGAAACTTGTGGACGACGCGGCGGGCGCGGTGGCCGGCCGGCACTCCGGCGGGCCCGCGGTCACCGCCTCCATGGACGAGATGGCCTTCCTCGAACCTGTGCGCGTGGGTGACCTCGTCCATGTGAAGGCCCAGGTCAACTGGACGGGACGGACGTCGATGGAGGTCGGCGTCCGGGTGCTCGCCGAGCGGTGGAACGAGTCCACGCCGGCGCAGCAGGTCGGCTCCGCGTACCTCGTCTTCGCCGCGGTCGACGCCGACGGCAAGCCGCGCCGTGTTCCGCCCGTGCTCCCGGAGACCGAGCGGGACGAGCGGCGTTACCAGGAGGCGCAGATCCGCCGCACCCACCGGCTGGCCCGCCGCCGGGCGATCATGGAACTGCGGGAGAAGCGGGTGGCTGAAGGGCTGGATGCGTAG
- a CDS encoding LCP family protein — MNDWPDGWDDSRDNGGNRYGRGSAGAQPESARVMRQVRRGPASPGPGPGAPPYGGVPQQPAYGDGDGYDNGYDSGYNTGQVYGSPNGPGGPQGPGGTGTRDPRPAPNWRRRIKWTAITLVTLLVVVSVGTYFWADSKLHRDVDLSKVIDRPEAGKGTNYLIVGSDSRAGMSAEEKKKLHTGSAEGKRTDSMMILHTGDNGSTLISLPRDSDVEIPTYKGSDSGKTYQGTGRHVKLNAAYAEDGPELLVRTVEFNTGLRIDHYTEIGFGGFAKIVDAVGGVDMTLDKGFKDKYSGADFKAGKQTLNGEQALAFVRTRHAFAASDLERTKNQQKFLAALAHQVATPSTVLNPFTLYPTMGAGLDSLTVDKDMSLWDLADMFWAMKGVTGGDGKSMNMPISGSTGGNLVWDKTKVKELVGELRNDDKVTVSGN, encoded by the coding sequence ATGAACGATTGGCCCGACGGGTGGGACGACAGCCGCGACAACGGCGGCAACCGTTACGGTCGCGGCAGCGCGGGCGCACAGCCCGAGAGCGCCCGCGTCATGCGGCAGGTTCGGCGTGGTCCGGCGTCGCCCGGTCCGGGCCCCGGCGCCCCGCCCTACGGCGGAGTGCCCCAGCAGCCGGCCTACGGGGACGGCGACGGTTACGACAACGGATACGACTCCGGCTACAACACCGGCCAGGTCTACGGATCGCCGAACGGCCCCGGAGGCCCGCAGGGCCCCGGTGGCACCGGCACCCGGGATCCGCGCCCCGCGCCGAACTGGCGGCGCCGGATCAAGTGGACCGCGATCACGCTGGTCACACTGCTGGTCGTGGTCTCCGTGGGCACGTACTTCTGGGCGGACTCCAAGCTCCACCGTGACGTGGACCTCTCGAAGGTCATCGACCGGCCCGAGGCGGGCAAGGGCACGAACTACCTGATCGTCGGCTCCGACAGCCGCGCCGGCATGTCCGCCGAGGAGAAGAAGAAGCTGCACACCGGGTCCGCCGAGGGCAAGCGCACGGACTCCATGATGATCCTGCACACCGGTGACAACGGCTCCACGCTGATATCCCTGCCCCGCGACTCCGACGTCGAGATACCGACCTACAAGGGCTCCGACTCCGGCAAGACGTACCAGGGCACCGGCCGGCACGTGAAGCTGAACGCCGCGTACGCCGAGGACGGCCCCGAACTCCTCGTGCGGACCGTCGAGTTCAACACCGGTCTGCGCATCGACCACTACACGGAGATCGGCTTCGGCGGCTTCGCGAAGATCGTGGACGCGGTCGGCGGTGTCGACATGACCCTCGACAAGGGCTTCAAGGACAAGTACTCCGGCGCCGACTTCAAGGCCGGCAAGCAGACGCTGAACGGCGAGCAGGCCCTGGCCTTCGTCCGTACCCGGCACGCCTTCGCCGCCTCGGACCTGGAGCGCACCAAGAACCAGCAGAAGTTCCTGGCCGCCCTGGCCCACCAGGTCGCGACCCCCTCCACGGTCCTGAACCCCTTCACGCTCTACCCGACGATGGGCGCGGGCCTGGACTCGCTGACCGTCGACAAGGACATGAGCCTGTGGGACCTCGCGGACATGTTCTGGGCGATGAAGGGTGTCACCGGCGGCGACGGCAAGTCCATGAACATGCCGATCTCCGGTTCCACGGGCGGCAACCTGGTCTGGGACAAGACCAAGGTCAAGGAGCTGGTCGGCGAGCTGCGCAACGACGACAAGGTGACGGTCTCGGGCAACTGA
- a CDS encoding LCP family protein, protein MPTSPRSAAPPHAPDPTRPRRPPLQGRPQPSRTRRPAARPAVRRRRPRWAMRVVTTLSVVVLASAGIGHAVVTSLDADIARVDPFKDMKNRPAAGHGMNVLLVGTDGRDRITEQERRKYRLGGAPCHCTDTVMIVHIAADKERASVVSLPRDSYAEAPAHTDPVTGVPHGPHPIKLNAAYAEGGPQLTVRTVESMTHLKIDHYLEVDFTSFMKTVDVLGGVDICTTRPLKDAYTGLDLTAGPHKLNGGQALQYVRSRHVDGASDLGRMQRQQRFLAALIGRATSSGVLLNPMRFRDVTRAVLGSVRADKGFGTDELLDLGRAMRNFSPSSSEFTTVPIGQMGYAVKGIGSTLKWDGPKAAELFRALRDDRPLAPPHQPVADPVARVEVAPQLIQVQVENATSTEGLGRRVDGALAASGFRTTGRPAVARETGLKHTVITYDPRWDRSARSLAAALPGSELRAAAGQGPVLKVLAGADFKEVRRVRVDAPPQQESSSVVTGDEVLCR, encoded by the coding sequence TTGCCCACGTCGCCCCGCTCCGCCGCCCCGCCCCACGCTCCCGACCCCACGCGTCCCCGGCGTCCCCCGCTCCAGGGCCGCCCGCAGCCGTCCCGTACCCGGCGGCCCGCGGCGCGGCCCGCCGTACGGAGGAGGCGGCCGCGCTGGGCCATGCGGGTCGTCACCACGCTGTCGGTGGTGGTCCTCGCCTCGGCGGGCATCGGGCACGCGGTGGTCACCAGCCTCGACGCGGACATCGCGCGGGTCGACCCCTTCAAGGACATGAAGAACCGTCCCGCCGCGGGCCACGGCATGAACGTCCTGCTGGTCGGCACCGACGGCCGTGACAGGATCACGGAGCAGGAGCGGCGGAAGTACCGCCTGGGCGGCGCACCGTGCCACTGCACCGACACGGTCATGATCGTGCACATCGCGGCGGACAAGGAGCGCGCCAGCGTCGTCAGCCTGCCCCGCGACTCGTACGCCGAGGCGCCCGCGCACACCGACCCGGTGACCGGCGTCCCGCACGGCCCGCATCCGATCAAGCTCAACGCGGCGTACGCGGAGGGCGGGCCGCAGCTGACCGTGCGCACCGTCGAGAGCATGACCCACCTGAAGATCGACCACTATCTGGAGGTCGACTTCACCAGCTTCATGAAGACCGTGGACGTGCTCGGCGGCGTCGACATCTGCACCACGCGGCCCCTGAAGGACGCGTACACCGGACTCGACCTGACGGCCGGCCCGCACAAGCTGAACGGCGGGCAGGCGCTGCAGTACGTGCGCTCCCGGCACGTCGACGGCGCCTCCGATCTCGGCAGGATGCAGCGCCAGCAGCGGTTCCTGGCGGCGCTGATCGGCCGGGCCACCTCCTCCGGGGTGCTGCTGAACCCGATGAGGTTCCGTGACGTCACCCGGGCCGTGCTCGGCTCGGTCCGCGCGGACAAGGGCTTCGGCACGGACGAGCTGCTGGACCTCGGCCGGGCGATGCGCAACTTCTCCCCCTCCTCCTCCGAGTTCACGACCGTGCCGATCGGGCAGATGGGCTACGCCGTCAAGGGCATCGGCTCGACGCTGAAGTGGGACGGGCCGAAGGCCGCCGAGCTCTTCCGGGCACTGCGCGACGACAGGCCGCTCGCCCCGCCGCACCAGCCGGTGGCCGACCCGGTCGCCCGGGTCGAGGTGGCCCCGCAGCTGATCCAGGTCCAGGTGGAGAACGCGACGTCCACGGAGGGCCTCGGCCGGCGGGTGGACGGCGCGCTCGCCGCCAGCGGGTTCCGTACGACGGGACGGCCGGCCGTGGCGCGCGAGACGGGCCTGAAGCACACCGTCATCACGTACGACCCGCGCTGGGACCGTTCCGCGCGTTCCCTGGCCGCGGCGCTGCCCGGCAGTGAGCTGCGCGCGGCCGCCGGGCAGGGGCCGGTGCTGAAGGTGCTCGCGGGAGCGGACTTCAAGGAGGTCAGGCGGGTACGGGTGGACGCTCCGCCCCAGCAGGAGTCGTCGTCCGTGGTGACCGGCGACGAGGTGCTGTGCCGCTGA